TACCATGGTTTTCGATATCAAAACCAAAGATTGGAGGTACAATGAGGTAGATATTTTCTCCAGCTGCAACAGCCAGTATACCGGTATCCTTATCAGGATTCCACTCCAAACACTCGATGTGATCGTCTTGGTTCTCCTTAACATCGATTAAGGTCACTTTGTAAACTTCTCTACCGGTCAAAATTTCCCAAATTCTCACCGTACCATCATCGGAACCAGTTGCTAACCATAGACCTGAAGGATCGATTGAGAGGGAACGTATTCTTCCCTCGTGTCCAGAGTACACGGTGGAACAACGAATAGGAAATGGTCTCAAATCTTTTGGAGATGGCAACTTAGGGATTAAGGATTCAGGATCAATATTCAGTTTATTCTTACGCACACGAGGAGCTAGATATAAGTCcaatgatctttcaaatctctcTCTAACGGCTTCAGTGTAGCCAGGGACCTTTCTCAAGGCCGAGTACTTCTGAGGAACAAAATTCTTTTCTCTATCTTCTGGATCAGCATTGTTCCATGCTTCCTTCTCCTCTGGAGACATTAAGTACTCTGCTGGAGGGTTGTAACTTTCGTCATTAGTTGGTGGAGGTAGCTTTGGGGCTCTGAGTGTCATAACATGGTCGGTGCTCTCATTCGAATCGCCCCACAAATCATACTTATAATCGGCAGCAGATTCagcttccttcaattctctCAATTTGTTTGGTGGGATGATTCTACCTTCTCTGATGGCTCTAACAATTTTCATAACCCTCTTTGcttcattctttgatgGAACGAATCTTCTCTTTGGTTCTGGCATGGCTGACAAAGGCATAACTTCCTCATGTCTGGTAAACCAGTCGATTAGTGGTTCGTATGGGTTGGTGTTGTCGTCTGTTTGCTCATTTTTCTGAATTCTAGAGATTAgatccaattcttcctcggTTAGATTCAATCCAGCACCTGAATCCTTATCCAAAAGACCTGTCCAACCTTCGGGCAATTCGATGGAGTCAAGTAACTGATCAAGCGCTGAACCCTTGGCAGGCCTCATAATCCTCTTACCGTTGATATTGTAACCAACATGCGGCATCTCATCGTAAGCAGATAAAGGAATGTTACCAATTGTATTCACAGCTTCAGCATCACTGTCATCACTGTCGTACTTTGGATTGATCTCCGGCTTGATCACTCTCGGCCTACCATCAGAAAATTTTGTATAGATATTTGGATCAGCGATAGTCTTGAGTTGGATACCAGAAAGCTTATCAGTCATAGAAGCTGTATCATCTCCGGAATCAGCAGTGCTATActcttcgtcatcaccatcttcctcttctgcCAAGATTCTGTTAAACTCTGCATCGGAGtcctcatcctcttcctcattCTCCTCGTCCTCTGCGGTTTCATAAAATgtctcttcctcttcatttTCCTCGTCgtcatcactttcatcagcCTCTATGTCAATTA
This DNA window, taken from Torulaspora delbrueckii CBS 1146 chromosome 2, complete genome, encodes the following:
- the ERB1 gene encoding ribosome biogenesis protein ERB1 (similar to Saccharomyces cerevisiae ERB1 (YMR049C); ancestral locus Anc_2.613), yielding MAKRSREIVSSKKRPSEEEHSGAESSDDEQLLAADGLIDIEADESDDDEENEEEETFYETAEDEENEEEDEDSDAEFNRILAEEEDGDDEEYSTADSGDDTASMTDKLSGIQLKTIADPNIYTKFSDGRPRVIKPEINPKYDSDDSDAEAVNTIGNIPLSAYDEMPHVGYNINGKRIMRPAKGSALDQLLDSIELPEGWTGLLDKDSGAGLNLTEEELDLISRIQKNEQTDDNTNPYEPLIDWFTRHEEVMPLSAMPEPKRRFVPSKNEAKRVMKIVRAIREGRIIPPNKLRELKEAESAADYKYDLWGDSNESTDHVMTLRAPKLPPPTNDESYNPPAEYLMSPEEKEAWNNADPEDREKNFVPQKYSALRKVPGYTEAVRERFERSLDLYLAPRVRKNKLNIDPESLIPKLPSPKDLRPFPIRCSTVYSGHEGRIRSLSIDPSGLWLATGSDDGTVRIWEILTGREVYKVTLIDVKENQDDHIECLEWNPDKDTGILAVAAGENIYLIVPPIFGFDIENHGKTLIENGFGFDTFGSQKKSNLQVDSEDEDRESIKAVNKTVAQWNKPSQAQQEKDISIVITCKKSVKKLSWHRKGDYFVTVQPDSGHTSVLIHQLSKHLTQSPFKKSKGITMDAKFHPFRPQLFVCTQRYIRIYDLSQQVLLKKLLPGARWLSEFDIHPRGDNVIASSFDKRVLWHDLDLASTPYKTLRYHDKAVRSVKFHKKLPLFCSAADDCSIHVFHGAVYDDMMKNPLIVPLKKLTGHKVTNNLGVLATVWHPREAWLFSAGADNTARLWTT